A stretch of Lepidochelys kempii isolate rLepKem1 chromosome 14, rLepKem1.hap2, whole genome shotgun sequence DNA encodes these proteins:
- the LOC140897502 gene encoding olfactory receptor 6N1-like: protein MADWRNQIAITEFFLLGFGELPDLQILLFLIFLVIYMATVTGNTLIVVLIVADQHLHTPMYFFLGNLSCLETCYTTTILPRMLASLLTGDRTISVSGCITQLYFFGSLAGTECCLLAAMSYDRYLAICKPLHYSTLMNTRFCLHLAAVSWLNGFLALTILVLFLSQLIFCGPNEIDYFYCDPLPLIELSCSDTHQVILADFILSFVFTLPPFLLTLTSYMCIIATILRIPSTTGRQKAFSTCSSHLIVVTIFYGTIMIVYLLPKRDTLRDLNKVLSLCYMVLTPLVNPLIYSLRNREVKEALSKAVSKCGFHRNVQIHLDNNIA from the coding sequence ATGGCAGACTGGAGAAACCAAATAGCCATCACAGAATTCTTCCTCCTGGGATTTGGGGAGCTCCCTGACCTACAAATTCTTCTCTTCCTGATATTCCTAGTGATCTACATGGCAACCGTGACCGGGAACACTCTTATCGTGGTGCTCATTGTGGctgatcagcaccttcacacccccatgtacttcttcctggggaatTTGTCCTGCCTGGAGACCTGCTACACCACAACCATCCTGCCCCGgatgctggccagtctcctgactggGGACAGAACCATCTCAGTCAGTGGCTGCATCACACAACTGTATTTCTTTGGGTCTCTGGCAGGTACGGAATGCTGTCTCCTAGCAGCGATGTCTTATGATCGGTATTTAGCGATATGTAAACCCCTGCACTATTCAACTCTTATGAATACCAGGTTTTGCCTCCATTTGGCTGCTGTCTCCTGGTTAAATGGTTTTTTGGCTCTTACCATCTTGGTCTTATTCCTATCACAGTTAATATTCTGTGGCCCAAATGAAATTGACTATTTCTATTGTGATCCCCTCCCACTAATAGAGCTCTCCTGCAGTGACACCCACCAGGTCATACTGGCGGATTTCATACTATCCTTTGTATTCACCCTGCCTCCATTCCTACTAACTCTGACGTCCTACATGTGCATCATCGCCaccatcctgagaatcccttccaccaccgggaggcaaaaggccttttccacgtgctcctctcacctcattgTGGTGACAATTTTCTATGGAACCATAATGATTGTGTACCTGCTACCGAAACGTGATACACTGAGAGACCTGAACAAGGTGCTCTCTCTTTGCTACATGGTCCTAACTCCCCTGGtaaaccccctcatctacagcctgagaaacagaGAGGTCAAGGAAGCCTTGAGCAAAGCAGTCAGTAAATGCGGCTTTCACAGAAATGTGCAGATACACCTAGATAATAACATAGCCTGA
- the LOC140897787 gene encoding olfactory receptor 6N1-like yields MADCRNQTAITEFFLLGFGDLPDLQILLFLMFLVIYMATVAGNTLIVVLVVADQHLHSPMYFFLGNLSCVETCYTSAIVPQMLASLLTGDRTISVSGCIIQLYFFGSLVATECCLLTAMSYDRYLAICKPLHYLTLMNIRFSFQLAAVSWLNGFLGITIFVLFLSQLIFCGPNEIDYFYCDALPLIELSCSDTHQVILVDFILACVFTLPPFLLTLTSYMCIIATILRIPSTTGRQKAFSTCSSHLIVVTIFYGTLITVYMLPKRDTLRDLNKVLSLCYTVLTPLVNPLIYSLRNREVKEALRKAFSKCGFRKNVQRL; encoded by the coding sequence ATGGCAGACTGCAGAAACCAAACAGCCATCACTGAATTCTTCCTCCTGGGATTCGGGGATCTCCCTGACCTGCAAATTCTTCTCTTCCTGATGTTCCTAGTGATCTACATGGCAACCGTGGCTGGGAACACCCTCATTGTGGTGCTCGTTGTGGCTGACCAGCATCTTCACagccccatgtacttcttcctggggaatTTGTCCTGCGTAGAGACCTGCTACACCTCAGCCATCGTGCCCCAgatgctggccagtctcctgactggGGACAGAACCATCTCAGTCAGTGGCTGCATCATACAACTGTATTTCTTTGGTTCTCTGGTGGCTACAGAATGCTGTCTCCTAACAGCGATGTCTTATGATCGGTATTTAGCGATATGTAAACCCCTGCACTATTTAACTCTTATGAATATCAGGTTTTCCTTCCAGTTGGCTGCTGTCTCCTGGTTAAATGGTTTTTTGGGTATTACCATCTTTGTCTTATTCCTATCACAGTTAATATTCTGTGGCCCAAATGAAATTGACTATTTCTATTGTGATGCCCTCCCACTGATAGAGCTCTCCTGCAGTGACACCCACCAGGTCATATTGGTGGATTTCATACTAGCCTGTGTATTCACCCTGCCTCCATTCCTACTAACCCTGACGTCCTACATGTGCATCATTGCCaccatcctgagaatcccttccaccaccgggaggcaaaaggccttttccacctgctcctctcacctcattgTGGTGACAATTTTCTATGGAACCCTAATTACTGTCTACATGCTACCAAAACGTGATACACTGAGAGACCTAAACAAAGTGCTCTCTCTTTGCTACACGGTCCTGACTCCCCTGGtaaaccccctcatctacagcctgagaaacagaGAAGTCAAGGAAGCTTTGAGGAAAGCATTCAGTAAATGTGGCTTTCGCAAAAACGTGCAGAGACTCTGA